A stretch of Thermoanaerobaculia bacterium DNA encodes these proteins:
- the queC gene encoding 7-cyano-7-deazaguanine synthase QueC — protein sequence MRAVVLLSGGADSATCLALARAKKREVYALSFDYGQRHRIELAFARRLARRLGAAEHRVVRVDLPGKAKSALTSRKIAVPKGGVRRGRIPPTYVPARNALFLAHALSWAEAVGAREIWIGANVVDYSGYPDCRPAFLRAFERMANLGTAAGARGAKFTIVAPLLKLSKTGIFRLGRSLGIDFRWTLSCYDPGVGGDACGKCDSCRIRQRAEKAVQSLP from the coding sequence ATGAGGGCGGTCGTGCTGCTCTCCGGCGGCGCCGACTCCGCGACCTGCCTCGCGCTCGCCCGCGCGAAGAAGCGCGAGGTCTACGCGCTCTCGTTCGACTACGGACAGCGCCACCGGATCGAGCTCGCGTTCGCGCGACGCCTCGCCCGCCGCCTCGGCGCCGCGGAGCACCGCGTCGTCCGCGTCGACCTGCCGGGAAAGGCGAAGTCGGCGCTCACGTCGCGGAAGATCGCGGTTCCCAAGGGGGGCGTCCGGCGCGGGCGGATTCCTCCGACGTACGTCCCGGCTCGCAACGCGCTTTTTCTCGCGCACGCGCTCTCGTGGGCGGAGGCGGTGGGCGCCCGGGAAATCTGGATCGGCGCGAACGTCGTCGACTACTCGGGCTATCCCGATTGCCGTCCGGCGTTCCTGCGGGCGTTCGAGCGAATGGCGAATCTGGGAACCGCCGCCGGTGCTCGGGGAGCGAAGTTCACGATCGTCGCGCCGCTCCTGAAGCTCTCGAAGACCGGGATTTTCCGGCTCGGCCGATCGCTCGGGATCGATTTTCGGTGGACTCTTTCTTGCTACGATCCGGGGGTGGGGGGAGACGCCTGCGGAAAATGCGACTCCTGCCGGATTCGACAGCGCGCCGAAAAAGCCGTCCAAAGCCTCCCCTGA